The following are from one region of the Betta splendens chromosome 15, fBetSpl5.4, whole genome shotgun sequence genome:
- the haao gene encoding 3-hydroxyanthranilate 3,4-dioxygenase, whose translation MSNSLLVHVEKWIAENQNAFLPPVCNKLMHFSQLNIMFVGGPNTRKDYHIEEGEELFYQLKGDMCLKVIENGKHKDVHIREGEMFLLPARIPHSPQRDANTVGLVIERRRLLTETDCLRYYVDNTTDTLFEKWFYCHDLGTQLVPVIKEFMASKQNKTGKPDPNEVFRETPFQLNTMNVMAPFSFKGWLDKQRPTLASGRSVDMFGAQFETEAMVFGSGLTETAVRQSDVWIWQLEGLSKVTVNEKEFTLSAGDSLLIPEHSKYRWQREEGAIALFVVQNPERKRS comes from the exons atgagTAACAGTCTTCTTGTTCATGTGGAGAAGTGGATCGCAGAGAACCAGAATGCTTTTCTGCCACCCGTGTGCAACAAGCTGAT GCACTTTTCCCAGCTGAATATCATGTTTGTTGGTGGTCCAAATACAAGGAAGGATTATCATatagaggaaggggaggag TTGTTCTACCAGCTGAAGGGAGACATGTGCCTGAAGGTGATTGAGAACGGCAAACACAAGGATGTGCACATTAGGGAGGGAGAG atgttcctgcttcctgctcgaATCCCACACTCCCCCCAGAGAGACGCCAACACTGTGGGACTGGTGATCGAGAGGAGACGACTGCTGACTGAGACCGACTGCCTGAG GTACTATGTGGACAACACCACTGATACCCTGTTTGAGAAATGGTtctactgtcacgatctgggaaCACAACTGGTGCCAGTGATAAAAGA GTTCATGGCATCAAagcagaataaaacaggaaagcCTGATCCAA ATGAAGTCTTCCGAGAGACTCCCTTCCAGCTGAATACTATGAACGTGATGGCGCCTTTCTCCTTCAAAGGCTGGCTGGACAAACAGAGGCCAACGCTGGCCAGTGGCAGAAGCGTCGACATGTTCGGAGCTCAGTTTGAAACGGAG GCGATGGTGTTTGGTTCTGGACTGACAGAGACAGCGGTGCGTCAAAGCGATGTCTGGATTTGGCAACTG GAGGGATTATCAAAAGTCACTGTGAACGAGAAGGAGTTCACATTGTCTGCAGGGGACAGTTTACTCATTCCTGAACACAGCAA GTACCGATGGCAGAGAGAAGAGGGGGCCATTGCCCTGTTTGTGGTTCAGAACCCTGAGCGGAAGAGATCCTGA
- the LOC114841953 gene encoding transmembrane protein 229B-like isoform X2, which translates to MQVRQLNTTGTQGRSDPDQLGSSSSRPLSALARLYMYALHGCLCELAFTAAWDWCGTRDWRLAGHSSLWALPMYATALYLMESLRARLLTRHQPLPVRLMAYTVFIYVWEFSWGTGLRLLGACPWDYSGYRFNLRGLVTLEYALPWAVAAFIAEQHVIRNTLRIRLDN; encoded by the exons ATGCAGGTGAGACAGCTGAATACGACGGGAACGCAAGGTAGAAGTGACCCAG ATCAGCTTGGCAGCAGCTCAAGCCGGCCTCTGTCTGCTCTGGCCCGTCTCTACATGTATGCGCTGCATGGCTGCCTCTGTGAGCTGGCCTTCACTGCTGCATGGGACTGGTGCGGCACCCGGGATTGGAGGTTGGCAGGTCATAGCAGCCTGTGGGCGCTGCCTATGTACGCCACAGCTCTCTACCTCATGGAGAGCCTTCGGGCCCGTCTGCTGACCCGGCATCAGCCGCTGCCTGTGCGTCTCATGGCCTACACCGTCTTCATCTACGTGTGGGAGTTCAGCTGGGGTACAGGCCTGAGGCTGCTGGGGGCTTGTCCCTGGGACTACTCAGGCTATAGGTTCAACCTGCGAGGACTAGTGACTTTGGAATATGCCCTGCCCTGGGCCGTGGCAGCGTTTATAGCAGAACAGCATGTGATCAGGAACACTCTAAGGATACGATTGGACAACTAA
- the LOC114841953 gene encoding transmembrane protein 229B-like isoform X1 has translation MQVRQLNTTGTQGRSDPADQLGSSSSRPLSALARLYMYALHGCLCELAFTAAWDWCGTRDWRLAGHSSLWALPMYATALYLMESLRARLLTRHQPLPVRLMAYTVFIYVWEFSWGTGLRLLGACPWDYSGYRFNLRGLVTLEYALPWAVAAFIAEQHVIRNTLRIRLDN, from the exons ATGCAGGTGAGACAGCTGAATACGACGGGAACGCAAGGTAGAAGTGACCCAG CAGATCAGCTTGGCAGCAGCTCAAGCCGGCCTCTGTCTGCTCTGGCCCGTCTCTACATGTATGCGCTGCATGGCTGCCTCTGTGAGCTGGCCTTCACTGCTGCATGGGACTGGTGCGGCACCCGGGATTGGAGGTTGGCAGGTCATAGCAGCCTGTGGGCGCTGCCTATGTACGCCACAGCTCTCTACCTCATGGAGAGCCTTCGGGCCCGTCTGCTGACCCGGCATCAGCCGCTGCCTGTGCGTCTCATGGCCTACACCGTCTTCATCTACGTGTGGGAGTTCAGCTGGGGTACAGGCCTGAGGCTGCTGGGGGCTTGTCCCTGGGACTACTCAGGCTATAGGTTCAACCTGCGAGGACTAGTGACTTTGGAATATGCCCTGCCCTGGGCCGTGGCAGCGTTTATAGCAGAACAGCATGTGATCAGGAACACTCTAAGGATACGATTGGACAACTAA
- the hcar1-3 gene encoding hydroxycarboxylic acid receptor 2, giving the protein MDVTVPTTEASNKSNLHCPFISLNTDGAGNLFLTIVMSIEMIVGLPSNTVALWIFWYRMKLWKAYTLFLFNLVLADFLLIISVPFRIDTHQRGENWVFGSVWCRVNHFMLTVNRSASIAFMTVVALHRYFKVVHPQNCISRMTRTHACLLVCLIWTTVIALSIPLLATDLLHEHGNIVLCRSFSAYKEVPLLLRGQYVAFILEFFLPWLLLLYCSVRITCFLRQRQMSGQKKVRRAIVAVGVISLVFTVCFMPGVITGLGALYVQKVHPTDCASYWFFTQGFKLCIAFTYLNSTLDPVIYCFSSSEFRDVVKSSIDHICLAKTFTPVNSTSSNQ; this is encoded by the coding sequence ATGGATGTGACAGTCCCCACTACAGAGGCATCAAATAAAAGCAACCTTCACTGTCCATTCATCTCTTTGAATACTGACGGAGCTGGGAATTTGTTCCTGACAATTGTCATGAGCATTGAGATGATTGTGGGCCTTCCATCAAACACGGTTGCTTTGTGGATCTTCTGGTACCGCATGAAGCTGTGGAAAGCCTACActctcttcctcttcaaccTGGTCCTGGCCGACTTCCTGCTCATCATCAGTGTGCCCTTCCGCATCGACACTCACCAGCGGGGGGAAAACTGGGTGTTTGGGTCAGTCTGGTGCCGCGTCAACCACTTCATGCTTACTGTCAATCGCTCTGCCAGCATCGCGTTTATGACAGTTGTGGCGCTGCATCGCTACTTCAAAGTGGTCCATCCCCAAAACTGTATCAGCCGCATGACCAGGACTCACGCGTGTTTGCTCGTGTGCCTCATTTGGACGACTGTAATCGCTCTTTCCATTCCTCTCTTGGCCACCGACCTCCTCCATGAGCATGGTAACATTGTCTTGTGTCGCAGCTTCAGCGCCTATAAGGAAGTTCCTCTGTTATTAAGGGGACAGTATGTGGCCTTTATTTTAGAATTCTTCCTGCCGTGGCTGTTGTTGCTTTACTGCTCGGTCCGGATCACCTGCTTCCTGCGTCAGCGACAGATGAGCGGGCAGAAGAAGGTGCGGAGGGCCATCGTAGCAGTCGGGGTTATCAGTTTGGTGTTTACAGTCTGCTTCATGCCTGGCGTCATCACAGGTCTGGGGGCCTTGTACGTCCAAAAGGTCCACCCCACAGACTGCGCGTCTTATTGGTTTTTCACCCAAGGCTTTAAGCTGTGCATCGCGTTCACCTACCTCAACAGCACTCTGGACCCTGTCATCTACTGTTTCTCCAGCTCCGAGTTTCGTGACGTGGTCAAGAGCTCCATCGATCACATTTGCTTGGCAAAGACTTTCACACCAGTCAATAGCACAAGCAGTAAccaataa